The proteins below are encoded in one region of Xenopus laevis strain J_2021 chromosome 8L, Xenopus_laevis_v10.1, whole genome shotgun sequence:
- the LOC108699580 gene encoding olfactory receptor 5B21, which translates to MENSNQTTVNRFILLGLTNIPYVQAPCVVMFLIIYIITLSANLLLILMVKINPQLHTPMYFFLSNLSIIDIFLSSTIVPKTMVITLSQDKSISLLDCAAQMFFSLAFGATECIILAVMAYDRYAAINKPLHYNSIVNRNFCISMAAGSWLISFINAAIHVYLTFQLPFCRSHHVNHFFCEIPPFFQLSCRDTYLNKVKVYISAGIIGACSFILTLVSYIHIISTILNIHSIAGRHKAFSTCASHLTVVSLYYGTTLFMYLRPHSAYSPKSDKTVSIIYTAVTPMLNPIIYSIRNKHVKNTIRKKMNELMP; encoded by the coding sequence ATGGAGAACTCAAATCAAACAACTGTGAACAGGTTCATCCTTCTTGGCCTCACCAATATCCCATATGTACAGGCTCCATGTGTTGTAATGTTCCTGATAATTTATATCATCACATTGTCTGCAAACCTTTTACTTATACTTATGGTGAAAATTAATCCTCAACTACATACcccaatgtacttttttctaagCAACCTCTCCATCATTGATATCTTCCTCTCTTCCACCATAGTCCCCAAAACCATGGTAATCACCCTATCTCAGGATAAAAGTATTTCCCTGTTGGATTGTGCTGCTCAGATGTTCTTCAGTTTAGCATTTGGAGCAACTGAGTGTATTATTTTGGCTGTTATGGCCTATGACAGATATGCTGCCATCAATAAACCATTACACTATAACTCAATCGTGAATAGGAATTTTTGCATAAGTATGGCTGCTGGATCCTGGTTAATCAGCTTTATAAATGCTGCCATTCATGTTTATCTCACATTTCAGTTGCCTTTTTGCAGATCCCACCACGtcaaccatttcttctgtgaGATACCTCCTTTCTTTCAGCTGTCTTGTCGAGATACGTATCTCAATAAGGTAAAAGTGTACATATCAGCTGGTATAATAGGTGCATGTTCATTCATTTTGACTCTTGTTTCATACATTCACATAATTTCCACTATACTTAATATCCATTCCATTGCTGGAAGGCATAAAGCTTTCTCTACTTGTGCATCCCATCTAACAGTGGTCTCTCTATACTATGGCACCACCCTATTCATGTATTTGCGTCCTCACTCAGCCTATTCTCCAAAGTCTGATAAGACAGTATCCATTATTTACACAGCTGTGACACCAATGCTGAATCCTATTATCTACAGCATAAGGAACAAACATGTAAAAAACACAATTAGAAAAAAGATGAATGAACTAATGCCTTAG
- the LOC108699101 gene encoding olfactory receptor 1020: protein MENLNQTLMNRFILLGLTNIPYLQTLCVLIFLIIYIITLSANLLLILVVKMNTQLHTPMYLFLSNLSSIDIFFSSTIVPKIMANTLSRDKSISLLDCATQMFFSLALGSTECIILAVMAYDRYAAIYKPLHYNTIMNKRFCIRMVAGSWAMCFINSAIHVSLTFKLPFCKSNLINHFFCEMPPLFRLSCQDTHLNEVVMYISAAIIGVCSLILTLVSYVYIISPILKIHSTAGRHKAFSTCASHLTVVSIYYGTVLLMYMRPHSAYSPEVDKIVSIIYTTVTPMLNPIIYSIRNEHVKNAIRKNMNELFRGFIKRMSLGS from the coding sequence ATGGAGAACTTAAATCAAACCTTAATGAACAGGTTCATCCTTCTTGGTCTCACCAATATCCCATACCTGCAGACTTTATGTGTTTTAATTTTCCTGATAATCTATATCATCACATTGTCTGCAAACCTTTTACTTATCCTTGTGGTGAAAATGAATACACAACTACATACCCCAATGTACCTTTTCCTGAGCAATCTCTCCAGTATTGATATCTTCTTCTCCTCCACCATAGTCCCCAAAATTATGGCAAACACTTTATCTCGGGATAAAAGTATTTCACTGTTGGATTGTGCAACACAGATGTTCTTCAGTTTAGCTTTAGGATCAACTGAGTGTATCATTCTAGCAGTTATGGCCTATGACAGATATGCTGCCATCTATAAACCGTTACATTATAACACAATAATGAATAAGAGATTTTGCATAAGAATGGTTGCTGGGTCATGGGCAATGTGCTTTATAAACTCCGCCATTCATGTTTCTCTCACATTTAAGTTGCCTTTTTGTAAATCCAACCTTAtcaaccatttcttctgtgaGATGCCTCCTTTATTTAGACTGTCTTGTCAAGACACGCATCTCAATGAGGTAGTCATGTACATCTCAGCTGCTATAATAGGTGTCTGTTCATTAATTTTGACTCTTGTTTCATATGTTTATATCATTTCGCCTATACTTAAGATTCATTCCACTGCTGGAAGGCATAAAGCTTTCTCCACGTGTGCTTCTCATCTAACAGTTGTTTCTATATACTATGGCACTGTCCTATTGATGTATATGCGGCCTCACTCAGCCTATTCTCCAGAAGTGGACAAGATAGTGTCCATTATTTACACAACTGTGACGCCAATGCTGAATCCTATTATCTATAGTATAAGGAATGAGCATGTTAAAAATGCAATtagaaaaaatatgaatgaactTTTTCGTGGATTTATTAAAAGAATGTCTTTGGGATCATAA
- the LOC108699102 gene encoding olfactory receptor 1020, whose protein sequence is MEYSNQTSMNRFILLGLSNIPYLQALYVLMFLIIFVITLFANLLLILVVKVNSQLHIPMYFFLSNLSIIDISFSSTIVPKIMAITVSQDKSISLLDCATQMFFCLGLGATECIILAVMAYDRYAAIYKPLHYTTIMNKRFCTSIAAGSWIICFINSAIHVYLTFQLPFCRSHDINHFFCEMPPFFLLSCQDTYLNEVVMYIAASIIGVCSFILTLVSYVYIISTILKIHSTAGRHKAFSTCASHLIVVSIYYGTILLMYMRPHSAYSPEVDKTVSIIYTTVTPMLNPIIYSIRNKHVKNTIKEKMKTTAAFVKKAEG, encoded by the exons ATGGAATACTCCAATCAGACCTCCATGAACAGGTTCATCCTTCTTGGTCTCAGCAATATACCATACCTGCAGGCTTTATATGTTTTGATGTTCCTAATAATTTTTGTCATTACATTGTTTGCAAACCTATTACTTATCCTTGTGGTGAAAGTCAATTCTCAACTACATATCCCAATGTACTTTTTCCTGAGCAACCTCTCCATTATTGATATTTCCTTTTCTTCCACCATAGTTCCAAAAATCATGGCAATCACTGTATCTCAGGATAAAAGTATTTCACTGTTGGATTGTGCAACAcagatgttcttctgtttaggttTAGGAGCAACTGAGTGCATCATTCTAGCTGTTATGGCCTATGACAGATATGCTGCCATCTATAAACCATTACACTATACCACAATAATGAATAAGAGATTTTGTACAAGTATCGCTGCTGGATCCTGGATAATTTGCTTTATAAACTCTGCCATTCATGTTTATCTTACATTTCAATTGCCTTTTTGCAGATCCCATGACAtcaaccatttcttctgtgaGATGCCTCCTTTCTTTTTGCTGTCTTGTCAAGATACGTATCTCAATGAGGTAGTCATGTACATCGCAGCTTCTATAATAGGTGTCTGTTCATTTATTTTAACTCTTGTTTCCtatgtttatattatttccaCTATACTTAAGATTCATTCCACTGCTGGAAGGCATAAAGCTTTCTCCACTTGTGCATCCCATCTAATAGTGGTCTCTATATACTATGGCACCATCCTATTAATGTACATGCGGCCTCACTCGGCCTATTCTCCAGAAGTAGACAAGACGGTGTCCATTATTTACACAACTGTGACACCAATGCTAAATCCTATCATCTATAGCATAAGAAATAAGCATGTCAAAAAcaccataaaagaaaaaat GAAAACCACAGCAGCTTTTGTGAAGAAGGCTGAGGGCtga
- the LOC108699581 gene encoding olfactory receptor 1020, protein MESVNQTSMNRFILLGLTNIPYLQALYVLMFLIMYVITLTANLLLMLVVQINSQLQTPMYFFLSNLSIVDFFFSSTIVPKIMAITVSQDKSISLLDCATQMFFSLSLGATECFILAVMAYDRYAAISKPLHYTTIMNKRFCISMAAGSWIISIINAAIHVYLTFQLPFCRSHQINHFFCEMPPLFRLSCRDTYLNEVVMYISAAIIGVCSFILTLVSYVHIISAILKIRSTAGRYKAFSTCSSHLAVVSLYYGTLLLMYMRPHSAYSPEVDKNLSLIYTAVTPMLNPIVYSIRNKHVKNTIRKKINEIMPWLVK, encoded by the coding sequence ATGGAAAGCGTAAATCAAACTTCCATGAACAGATTCATCCTTCTTGGCCTGACCAATATCCCATACTTGCAGGCTTTATATGTTTTGATGTTCCTCATAATGTATGTCATTACATTGACTGCAAATCTTTTACTTATGCTTGTGGTACAAATCAATTCACAACTACAAACTCCAATGTACTTTTTCCTGAGCAACCTCTCTATTGTTgatttcttcttctcttccaccATAGTCCCTAAAATCATGGCAATCACTGTATCTCAGGATAAAAGTATTTCACTGTTGGATTGTGCAACACAGATGTTCTTCAGTTTATCTTTAGGAGCAACTGAGTGTTTTATTCTGGCAGTGATGGCCTATGACAGATACGCTGCTATCAGTAAACCGTTACATTATACCACAATAATGAATAAGAGATTTTGCATAAGTATGGCTGCTGGGTCATGGATTATTAGCATTATAAATGCTGCCATTCATGTTTATCTCACATTTCAATTGCCTTTTTGCAGATCCCACCAGAtcaaccatttcttctgtgaGATGCCTCCTTTATTTAGACTGTCTTGTCGAGATACGTATCTCAATGAGGTAGTCATGTACATCTCAGCTGCTATAATAGGTGTGTGCTCATTCATTTTGACTCTCGTTTCATATGTTCATATCATTTCCGCTATACTTAAGATTCGTTCCACTGCCGGAAGGTATAAAGCTTTCTCCACTTGTTCATCCCATCTTGCAGTGGTATCTCTATACTATGGCACTCTTCTTCTCATGTACATGCGACCTCACTCTGCCTATTCTCCAGAAGTGGACAAAAACTTGTCCCTTATTTACACAGCTGTGACACCGATGCTGAATCCTATTGTCTATAGTATAAGGAACAAACACGTCAAAaacacaattagaaaaaaaattaacgaAATAATGCCTTGGCTTGTTAAATGA
- the LOC108699103 gene encoding olfactory receptor 2D3 — MVNANQTASDRFILLGITGIPNSQVLCILIFIIIYLITLTGNALLVIVVGINIRLQTPMYFFLCNLSIIDICLSSTIVPKIMAVSLAKDKSVSLLECAVQMYCHLSLGATECLILAVMAYDRYAAICKPLQYNTVMNKRFCILMATGSWIFCFVSSFIHVVFTFQLPYCKSHHINHFFCEMPPVLRLSCKDTWLNEVAMKISAVLVAMFSFFLTLISYVHIISTILKIRTNKGRLKTFSTCASHLVVVSVFYSTIMFMYMRSHSAYTPEEDKTVSIIYTAVTPMLNPIIYSIRNKDVKGTLRKRLNRQIPEKF; from the coding sequence ATGGTGAATGCAAATCAAACCGCGTCAGACAGGTTCATCCTTCTTGGAATCACGGGTATCCCAAACTCACAAGTATTATGTATCctgatatttataataatatatttaatcacGCTTACAGGAAATGCTTTACTTGTAATTGTGGTTGGAATTAATATCCGACTCCagacaccaatgtatttttttctgtgcaaCTTATCCATTATTGACATTTGCCTTTCTTCCACCATTGTGCCTAAAATAATGGCTGTTAGCTTAGCTAAGGACAAAAGTGTTTCACTCTTAGAATGCGCTGTACAAATGTACTGTCACTTATCTCTAGGGGCAACTGAGTGTTTAATTCTGGCTGTAATGGCCTATGACAGATATGCAGCGATCTGTAAACCATTACAGTACAACACAGTTATGAACAAGAGATTCTGCATACTTATGGCCACCGGATCATGGATATTCTGCTTTGTCAGTTCTTTCATTCATGTTGTCTTTACTTTCCAGCTGCCTTATTGCAAGTCCCACCACATCAATCACTTTTTTTGTGAGATGCCTCCTGTTTTAAGGCTATCTTGCAAAGATACTTGGCTCAATGAAGTAGCAATGAAAATCTCAGCTGTGTTAGTTGccatgttttctttctttttgaccCTGATTTCTTATGTTCATATAATCTCCACTATTCTCAAGATACGTACCAATAAAGGAAGGCTTAAAACATTCTCCACTTGTGCATCCCATCTTGTTGTGGTATCAGTGTTTTATAGTACCATCATGTTCATGTACATGCGCTCTCACTCAGCTTATactccagaggaagacaaaacgGTTTCCATCATTTATACTGCTGTGACACCAATGCTAAATCCTATTATTTACAGCATTAGGAATAAGGATGTCAAAGGTACACTAAGAAAGAGGCTGAACAGACAAATACCTGAAAAGTTCTAA